One Gadus chalcogrammus isolate NIFS_2021 chromosome 4, NIFS_Gcha_1.0, whole genome shotgun sequence DNA segment encodes these proteins:
- the med21 gene encoding mediator of RNA polymerase II transcription subunit 21, whose product MADRLTQLQDAVNSLADQFCNAIGVLQQCAPPASFSNIQTAINKEQPANPTEEYAQLFAALIARTAKDLDVLIDSLPSEESTAALQAASLRQLEEENHEAAVRLEEVVNRGDGLLEKIQSALADIAQSQLRTRNAAPSQPSPTQS is encoded by the exons ATGGCGGACCGGCTCACGCAGCTCCAGGACGCTGTAAACTCG CTTGCAGATCAGTTCTGCAATGCCATCGGCGTGCTGCAGCAATGTGCCCCCCCCGCCTCGTTCAGCAACATACAGACGGCCATCAACAAGGAGCAGCCAGCCAACCCCACAGAAG AATACGCCCAGCTGTTTGCAGCCCTGATCGCCCGGACTGCCAAAGACCTGGACGTGCTCATAGACTCTTTACCCAGTGAAGAGTCCACCGCTGCACTACAA GCGGCCAGCCTCCgtcagctggaggaggagaaccacgAGGCGGCGGTgcggctggaggaggtggtgaaccGGGGGGACGGCCTCCTGGAGAAGATCCAGAGCGCCCTGGCCGACATCGCCCAGTCCCAGCTCCGCACACGCAACGCCGCGCCAAGCCAGCCCTCGCCCACCCAGTCCTGA
- the fgfr1op2 gene encoding FGFR1 oncogene partner 2 homolog, with the protein MASCTVSSPDSVFPGMTCTLENVLADAKSLVERLRNHDNAAEMLIEQTSSLSKRVGAMKQYQEEIDALNQVARHRPRSSLVLGIQQENRQIRDLQQENQELRTSLEEHQSALELIMTKYREQVFRLLMASKKDDPAIVTQLKEQHTTEMQAHIDKINEMASVMRKAVEVDEGRLCEDEERIKQLELENKGLRELLGISREAFLVLKMDESSESTSLSALLTSADVSLRKS; encoded by the exons ATGGCTTCCTGCACTGTGAGCTCTCCAG ATTCAGTTTTCCCGGGAATGACATGCACCCTGGAGAACGTGCTGGCCGACGCAAAGTCGCTGGTGGAGCGTCTGAGGAACCATGACAACGCTGCCGAGATGTTGATCGAACAGACCTCCTCCCTCAGCAAGCGGGTGGGGGCCATGAAACAG TACCAGGAGGAGATCGATGCCCTGAACCAGGTGGCCCGACACCGGCCCCGCTCCAGCCTGGTGCTCGGCATCCAACAGGAGAACCGGCAGATCCGGGACCTCCAGCAGGAGAACCAAG AGCTACGGACGTCCCTGGAGGAGCACCAGTCGGCCCTGGAGCTCATCATGACCAAGTACAGGGAGCAGGTGTTCAGGCTGCTGATGGCCAGCAAGAAGGACGACCCGGCCATCGTCACGCAGCTGAAGGAGCAGCACACTACA GAAATGCAAGCGCACATCGATAAGATCAACGAGATGGCGAGCGTCATGAGgaaggcggtggaggtggacgaGGGCCGCTTGTGTGAGGACGAGGAGCGGATCAAACAGCTGGAG CTGGAGAACAAGGGTCTGCGCGAGCTGTTGGGCATCAGCCGAGAGGCCTTCCTGGTGCTGAAGATGGACGAGTCGTCCGAGAGCACGTCGCTGTCCGCCCTGTTGACCAGCGCCGACGTAAGCCTACGGAAGAGTTAG